In Clavibacter capsici, a single genomic region encodes these proteins:
- a CDS encoding trypsin-like serine peptidase has translation MTGKSFSDEDDAASAAYWTPERIHKADAASADSPEDDASLVQSSGLTHYEPVYWIGRLYFTRGGQEGSCTGSVVKSDSRLVVATAAHCLYFDREFATNVRFIPAWDGANKPLLTWGADFYQVTTSWHSSMDAQHDTAFIKMKPREDWDGKKTYLADVAGAPRVDFALAAPRLHYEMFGYSQVSGYTPAPLVTCSGEGDRFIGSPRRIGLMPCQFPPGSSGGPVYHASTRGPNGTQVGNTSSVQTLGNTVISWFVPWGSEEHAVYKNVDTFVG, from the coding sequence GTGACGGGCAAGAGCTTCTCGGACGAGGATGATGCTGCGTCGGCCGCGTACTGGACGCCCGAACGCATCCATAAGGCAGACGCGGCTTCGGCTGACAGCCCCGAAGACGACGCGAGCCTGGTCCAGTCCAGCGGATTGACGCACTACGAGCCCGTCTACTGGATTGGGCGGCTGTACTTCACCCGCGGAGGGCAGGAAGGGTCCTGCACCGGATCCGTCGTCAAGTCCGACTCTCGCCTCGTCGTTGCCACTGCGGCTCACTGCCTGTACTTCGACCGCGAGTTCGCGACTAATGTGCGTTTCATACCCGCTTGGGATGGGGCCAACAAGCCGCTTCTCACGTGGGGTGCGGACTTTTACCAGGTCACGACCTCCTGGCATTCGTCGATGGACGCTCAGCACGACACCGCCTTCATCAAGATGAAGCCCCGAGAAGACTGGGACGGGAAGAAGACGTACTTGGCCGATGTCGCCGGTGCCCCTCGGGTGGACTTTGCCCTCGCGGCTCCGCGCCTGCACTACGAGATGTTCGGCTACTCCCAGGTCTCCGGCTACACGCCGGCCCCACTCGTGACCTGCTCCGGGGAGGGTGACCGCTTCATCGGATCTCCCCGGCGGATCGGCCTCATGCCGTGCCAATTCCCGCCTGGATCTTCGGGCGGGCCCGTGTATCACGCCTCCACGCGGGGTCCGAACGGAACACAGGTCGGCAACACGAGCTCTGTCCAGACCCTGGGGAACACCGTCATCTCGTGGTTCGTACCCTGGGGAAGCGAGGAACATGCCGTCTATAAGAACGTTGATACCTTCGTCGGCTGA